A portion of the Sulfuricurvum kujiense DSM 16994 genome contains these proteins:
- a CDS encoding GGDEF domain-containing protein, whose amino-acid sequence MGKTDSKSQIISIHEQTLSMLKRLSLPPFPSNYEKCFNEIFNEQANQELINERKKIETAADTELSRYLDIAHRTIASFVEAHADISHVAQMQERYINKEADDGIVRCANFLEGLSELGKNMSVELKKAQSKIDELSTELNETVSLLTIDPLTKVTNRKGLIDDLNNALQIGKNKALSIILLMIDADDFKLINDQHGHLAGDRVLYFFAQSIKSVIRPGDKVYRYGGEEFTVVLHQSDKEQAYSLADKIRSKIEQSQLIYSGKTIKMTVSVGATVHHQGDSYDDFVGRADDALYRAKKEGKNRTILID is encoded by the coding sequence ATGGGTAAAACCGATAGCAAGAGTCAAATCATCTCGATTCATGAGCAAACGCTCAGTATGCTTAAAAGACTTTCTCTCCCCCCCTTCCCCAGCAATTACGAAAAATGTTTCAATGAAATATTTAATGAACAGGCGAATCAAGAACTTATCAATGAGCGAAAAAAAATCGAAACGGCTGCAGACACTGAATTAAGCCGGTATCTTGATATTGCACATCGTACCATTGCATCTTTTGTGGAAGCACATGCCGATATCTCACACGTTGCGCAGATGCAGGAACGTTATATCAACAAAGAAGCCGATGACGGTATCGTTCGATGTGCTAATTTTCTCGAAGGGCTGAGCGAACTCGGAAAAAATATGTCCGTTGAACTCAAAAAAGCTCAAAGCAAAATTGACGAACTGAGTACAGAGCTGAATGAGACGGTTTCATTACTGACTATCGACCCGCTTACGAAGGTTACAAACCGCAAAGGATTAATTGACGATTTGAACAACGCACTTCAGATCGGCAAAAATAAAGCGCTCTCTATCATACTGCTCATGATTGACGCCGACGACTTTAAATTGATTAATGATCAGCACGGCCATCTGGCGGGTGACAGGGTGCTCTATTTTTTTGCACAAAGCATTAAATCCGTTATTCGTCCCGGTGACAAAGTCTATCGATACGGCGGAGAAGAATTTACCGTCGTTTTGCATCAATCCGATAAAGAACAGGCTTACAGTTTAGCCGATAAGATTCGTTCCAAAATCGAACAAAGCCAATTGATATATTCGGGTAAAACCATAAAAATGACTGTGAGTGTCGGAGCTACCGTACATCATCAGGGTGACAGCTATGACGATTTTGTCGGCCGGGCGGATGACGCACTTTACCGTGCAAAAAAAGAAGGGAAAAACAGAACGATATTAATAGATTAG
- a CDS encoding putative glycoside hydrolase, with amino-acid sequence MRALLVLAASATLSWGAFISGTVLDKTTSKPIANAIIISQNKEYRSDCNGLFKVPSSPIIGVRAVGYERKFYKSGGKMYLKPFNPKALYLSSFGATSSKIMGNAKHLLETTEINALVIDMKMDRGQIAFKTTNPTANAIGAQEIVLFKDVKKFVADLHKEGIYVIARIVSFKDTPYVTAHPEMGVRTNDGGLFKDKEGLYWIDPSRKEPRNYIIGIAAEAAAAGFDEIQFDYVRFPDRKGVKFSVENTQAERVKAIAGFLEEAREKLTPYNVFISADIFGYVSWHNADIEIGQRVDALSPYVDYLSPMLYPSGFNAGIPGYPDPVKANYEIVKLSLDKALEKSGTSPLAYRPWLQAFRDYAFDRRVYGAKEIREQIAASEAFGSCGWILWNPRNVYSSEGLK; translated from the coding sequence TTGAGAGCATTACTTGTATTAGCCGCATCTGCAACATTGAGTTGGGGGGCTTTCATCAGTGGAACGGTTTTAGATAAAACAACCTCAAAACCGATAGCAAACGCTATCATTATTTCGCAAAACAAAGAGTACAGAAGCGACTGTAACGGTTTATTTAAAGTTCCCTCTTCCCCAATTATCGGCGTACGAGCGGTAGGTTATGAGCGAAAGTTTTACAAAAGCGGCGGAAAAATGTATTTGAAGCCGTTTAATCCCAAAGCACTTTACCTTTCAAGCTTCGGGGCTACCAGCAGTAAAATCATGGGGAATGCAAAACATTTGCTTGAGACAACAGAGATTAACGCGCTGGTTATCGATATGAAAATGGATCGCGGTCAAATCGCGTTTAAAACAACCAATCCGACCGCCAACGCTATCGGAGCGCAGGAAATCGTTTTATTCAAAGATGTTAAAAAATTTGTTGCCGATTTGCATAAAGAGGGGATCTACGTCATTGCCCGTATCGTCTCGTTTAAAGATACCCCGTATGTAACCGCTCATCCGGAGATGGGAGTTCGTACTAATGACGGGGGCTTATTTAAAGATAAAGAGGGACTCTACTGGATCGACCCTTCACGCAAAGAGCCGCGCAATTATATTATCGGTATCGCCGCCGAAGCGGCTGCGGCAGGATTTGATGAAATCCAATTTGACTATGTCCGTTTCCCCGATCGTAAAGGGGTAAAATTTTCGGTCGAAAATACGCAAGCCGAACGGGTAAAAGCCATTGCGGGATTTTTGGAAGAGGCACGGGAAAAACTCACTCCGTACAACGTCTTTATTTCAGCCGATATTTTCGGATATGTCAGCTGGCATAATGCCGATATCGAGATCGGGCAACGTGTCGATGCCCTCTCGCCGTATGTCGATTATCTCTCGCCGATGTTATATCCGTCGGGATTTAACGCTGGAATCCCAGGCTATCCCGATCCGGTAAAAGCCAATTATGAAATAGTCAAACTCTCTCTCGATAAAGCGCTGGAAAAATCGGGGACATCGCCGTTGGCCTATCGGCCGTGGCTGCAAGCCTTTCGTGATTACGCCTTCGACCGACGGGTTTACGGAGCAAAAGAGATTCGTGAACAGATTGCCGCAAGCGAAGCATTCGGAAGCTGTGGATGGATTCTTTGGAATCCTCGAAACGTCTACAGTTCAGAAGGGCTAAAATAA
- a CDS encoding sensor domain-containing diguanylate cyclase codes for MGQNRDVYLSLKEEVILSPYEYGVILDIQQNIYELLIIGHNQQEVLERLCFLAEKLLPNSVASIMLLDPESGLMNVISAPSIPPVGHEALQGLKPGNGGGSCGNAVYHNEAQYVHDTKTDKRWSDIRQIAFDFNLCSCWSMPIRNQYKEAIGSFALSSFEHRSPSDFHKRLLEICAFIVNMVLKRTEYEAQIDTHQQKLLSLAYFDQLTNLPNRQKIVDDMEEKKPKACVLFNIDDFKEVNDFFGIDAGDAILQEVGKWFNEMNFSPYRTGGDEFAILLYDDLTWKTLKHRITTLMSLFEEKVFVVGDEVLSIRMTVGAAIGEGKLLTRADIALHRAKEKKVSLALYEQEENIEETYRTNIAMTATIRKALANQRIICHYQPIVNMATGNIDKYETLVRMVDENGELIPPMKFLPIAKKTKLYPQITREVVYQACTLFSNRSEQFSINLSDSDIRDPHTVQEIINTIIQTDTASRVVFEILESEGIENYDEVARFITQVKALGAKIAIDDFGTGYSNFENILKLGVDYIKIDGSLISGISSNERHRIIVDTIIDFADKIGAETIAEFVSDESIYRSIKIHGIDYAQGYYTGKPEPLE; via the coding sequence ATGGGCCAAAATAGAGATGTCTACTTGTCACTTAAAGAAGAAGTCATTCTCTCTCCCTATGAATACGGTGTCATTCTTGATATTCAACAAAACATTTACGAATTGCTGATAATCGGCCATAATCAGCAAGAGGTTCTTGAACGGCTTTGTTTCTTAGCTGAAAAACTGCTTCCCAACTCCGTAGCTTCCATTATGCTCCTCGATCCTGAGAGCGGACTTATGAATGTCATATCAGCCCCTTCGATTCCCCCGGTAGGACATGAAGCGCTTCAAGGGCTGAAACCGGGAAACGGCGGAGGATCATGCGGAAATGCGGTCTATCACAATGAAGCCCAATATGTTCATGACACAAAAACGGATAAACGATGGAGCGATATCCGTCAAATAGCTTTTGATTTTAATTTATGTTCATGCTGGTCCATGCCGATTCGCAATCAATATAAAGAAGCAATCGGGAGCTTTGCACTCAGTTCGTTTGAACATCGTTCCCCTTCCGATTTTCATAAACGTTTGCTTGAAATATGCGCATTTATCGTTAATATGGTGTTAAAACGTACCGAATACGAGGCTCAAATCGATACTCATCAGCAAAAGCTCCTTTCCCTCGCCTACTTTGACCAGCTCACCAATCTCCCTAACCGCCAAAAAATCGTAGACGATATGGAAGAGAAAAAACCGAAAGCATGTGTCCTTTTTAATATTGACGATTTTAAAGAGGTAAACGATTTTTTCGGTATCGATGCGGGTGATGCCATTTTGCAGGAAGTGGGGAAATGGTTTAATGAAATGAATTTTTCCCCTTATCGGACGGGGGGAGACGAATTTGCCATACTTCTGTATGATGATTTGACATGGAAGACCCTCAAACATAGAATCACGACGCTGATGTCTTTGTTTGAAGAAAAAGTTTTTGTCGTCGGAGATGAAGTATTAAGTATCCGAATGACGGTAGGTGCCGCCATCGGAGAGGGGAAACTCCTCACCCGTGCCGATATCGCATTGCACCGGGCCAAAGAGAAAAAAGTTTCCCTCGCTCTGTATGAGCAAGAAGAGAACATCGAAGAGACCTACCGCACCAATATCGCCATGACGGCAACCATCCGCAAAGCATTAGCCAACCAACGGATCATTTGCCATTATCAGCCCATCGTCAATATGGCGACCGGAAATATCGACAAATACGAAACACTTGTCCGCATGGTTGATGAAAACGGCGAGCTCATCCCTCCGATGAAATTTCTTCCGATTGCCAAAAAAACAAAACTCTATCCTCAAATTACCCGCGAAGTTGTTTATCAGGCATGCACCCTCTTTTCCAATCGCAGTGAGCAATTTTCGATCAACCTCTCCGACAGCGATATACGCGATCCCCATACCGTACAAGAGATTATCAACACTATTATCCAAACCGATACCGCATCCCGCGTAGTATTTGAAATTTTAGAGTCGGAAGGGATCGAAAACTATGACGAAGTGGCCCGCTTTATTACACAGGTAAAAGCGTTGGGGGCAAAAATAGCGATTGACGATTTCGGAACGGGCTACTCCAATTTTGAAAATATCCTCAAACTCGGAGTCGATTATATTAAAATCGACGGTTCCCTCATCAGCGGAATCAGCAGTAACGAACGCCACCGGATTATTGTCGATACGATTATCGATTTTGCCGATAAAATCGGGGCGGAGACGATTGCCGAATTTGTCAGCGACGAATCGATCTACCGCTC
- a CDS encoding RNA polymerase factor sigma-54 codes for MLRVKTSVELKNKLSNTLRNWLPILQSSLSDLGEAMAPFVESNPLIDIKSGYEESFESRIPKKIQYGYVQNSHSEAIEALTVQHKSLFDILEEQIDGSLFPTPVSQLIAKHVIENLDEGGYYEGDCDVFCRNEGITLEQFEKIRLRFIHVEPVGIGAKSVSESFLFQLESADIDDTAYSLAREMITHMDELGRYRKEEGFDEAMRVIGSFKNPPAIDFLEDSQQVIPDLMIYNDPDEGIEVRLNDRYYPSVSIDAEYRVDHPFVREKFKEAKSLVDALEMRKATLYKVGLMIVEYQYDFFIGGAIKPLTLKTLADEFGHNPSTISRAIANKYIACDRGIYPMKDFFTTAIDEDVSNAAIKDYVAELVRNESHKKPLSDMKLLEMIQDKFKITMVRRTIAKYRKQLNIAGSSERKQLYLLGRT; via the coding sequence ATGTTACGGGTCAAAACAAGCGTCGAGCTAAAAAACAAGCTCTCCAATACCCTTCGCAACTGGCTTCCGATCCTCCAGTCGAGTTTGAGCGATTTGGGTGAAGCGATGGCTCCGTTTGTCGAGAGCAACCCGCTAATTGATATCAAATCAGGGTATGAAGAGTCTTTTGAATCGAGGATTCCGAAAAAAATCCAATACGGCTATGTCCAAAACTCCCACAGCGAAGCGATTGAAGCCCTTACGGTTCAGCATAAAAGTTTGTTTGACATTCTCGAAGAACAGATTGACGGTTCACTCTTTCCCACGCCCGTATCACAGCTGATAGCAAAGCATGTCATCGAAAACCTGGATGAGGGTGGTTACTATGAAGGCGACTGTGATGTTTTTTGCCGGAATGAGGGGATCACTCTAGAGCAATTTGAGAAAATTCGCCTCCGTTTTATCCATGTCGAACCGGTGGGAATCGGTGCAAAGTCGGTGAGCGAATCGTTTTTATTCCAGCTAGAGTCTGCAGACATCGACGATACGGCCTATTCGCTCGCCCGTGAGATGATTACCCATATGGATGAACTCGGCCGCTATCGTAAAGAGGAAGGATTCGATGAAGCGATGCGGGTGATCGGAAGTTTTAAAAATCCCCCTGCGATTGATTTCTTGGAAGATTCACAGCAGGTAATTCCCGATTTGATGATCTATAATGATCCCGATGAGGGGATTGAAGTACGATTAAACGACCGTTACTATCCGAGCGTGAGCATCGATGCCGAGTACAGAGTCGACCATCCGTTCGTCCGCGAAAAGTTTAAAGAGGCCAAAAGTCTCGTCGATGCGTTGGAAATGCGCAAAGCGACGCTGTATAAAGTCGGGCTGATGATTGTCGAGTATCAGTATGACTTTTTTATCGGCGGTGCCATCAAACCTCTTACCCTCAAAACCCTCGCCGATGAATTCGGACATAACCCTTCGACGATCTCGCGGGCCATCGCCAACAAATACATCGCGTGCGACCGCGGTATCTACCCGATGAAAGATTTCTTCACGACAGCGATAGATGAAGACGTTTCCAATGCGGCGATCAAAGACTATGTTGCGGAACTGGTCAGAAACGAATCGCATAAAAAGCCTCTCAGCGATATGAAACTCCTCGAGATGATCCAGGACAAGTTTAAAATCACGATGGTTCGCCGTACCATCGCCAAATACCGTAAACAGCTTAACATAGCCGGTTCAAGCGAGCGCAAGCAGCTTTATCTTTTAGGGCGCACTTGA
- the tsaE gene encoding tRNA (adenosine(37)-N6)-threonylcarbamoyltransferase complex ATPase subunit type 1 TsaE → MMKLALNELTPLCERIANELPNGGVVILQGDLASGKTTLTQAFARYLGMEDAVTSPTFSLQQRYGDKLYHYDLYNYGFDKFLSLGMMEELERKGYHLIEWGDETLVAWLKRAAIETVILKITKCDEQSRCYEVQHA, encoded by the coding sequence ATGATGAAGCTGGCTCTGAATGAACTAACACCGTTATGCGAGCGCATTGCGAATGAACTTCCAAACGGAGGGGTGGTTATTTTGCAAGGAGACTTGGCAAGCGGGAAAACGACCCTGACTCAGGCTTTTGCGCGGTATCTCGGAATGGAGGATGCGGTGACGTCTCCTACTTTTTCGCTCCAACAGCGCTACGGCGATAAACTGTACCATTATGATTTGTACAACTACGGATTTGATAAGTTTCTTTCACTGGGGATGATGGAAGAGCTTGAACGCAAGGGGTACCATCTGATCGAATGGGGAGATGAAACCCTTGTCGCGTGGCTGAAACGTGCCGCTATTGAGACTGTGATTTTAAAAATTACCAAATGCGATGAGCAATCGCGATGTTATGAGGTGCAGCATGCATGA
- a CDS encoding TIGR02757 family protein, with translation MRDIKAYLDAQVEARNCADELCNERPDPLMVARRFKEEHHSLTCALFAYGNAKAIVSFLSSLEQDLIDADEAHLRRRLEGKYYRFQSNEDIVQWFITLRALKAAGGAEKVFMDGYTDGFIPGLNALITTLYDLNPYRSKGYEFLITKPIASIAKASAMKRWMMYLRWMVRNNELDMGLWRGVDQSDLIMPLDTHTFNVSRRLGLLKRSQCNLQAAIELTEVFKKFDPYDPVKYDFALYRLGQEKSFLENEAEDIKIPV, from the coding sequence TTGAGAGATATCAAAGCCTATCTCGATGCACAGGTAGAAGCACGCAACTGTGCTGACGAACTCTGCAATGAGCGCCCCGATCCTCTAATGGTCGCACGACGTTTTAAAGAGGAACATCACTCCCTTACCTGTGCGCTCTTCGCGTACGGCAATGCCAAAGCGATCGTCTCTTTTCTCTCATCGCTGGAGCAGGATCTGATCGATGCGGATGAAGCACATTTGCGCCGCCGCTTGGAGGGGAAATATTACCGCTTTCAATCAAATGAAGATATCGTACAATGGTTTATTACCCTCCGCGCACTGAAAGCGGCAGGGGGAGCCGAAAAAGTTTTTATGGACGGGTACACCGATGGATTTATACCAGGATTAAATGCGTTGATTACGACTCTTTATGATCTTAATCCCTACCGCTCCAAAGGGTATGAGTTTTTGATCACAAAACCGATAGCTTCCATAGCCAAAGCCTCAGCGATGAAACGGTGGATGATGTATCTTCGGTGGATGGTACGGAATAACGAACTCGACATGGGACTATGGAGGGGCGTAGATCAGAGCGATTTGATTATGCCGCTTGATACCCATACTTTTAACGTTTCCCGCCGTTTGGGTCTTTTAAAACGATCACAATGCAATCTGCAAGCTGCGATTGAACTTACGGAAGTCTTTAAAAAGTTTGATCCCTATGATCCCGTTAAATACGACTTTGCCCTTTACCGGTTAGGACAGGAAAAATCCTTCTTGGAAAATGAAGCGGAAGATATAAAGATTCCGGTCTAA
- a CDS encoding EAL and HDOD domain-containing protein — MKEEDIFIGRQPIFDKEGKCVSYELLYRSTLDSSVAVFSNNANATARVILNLIHNIGLSSIIGNKIGYINVDEQIILSDVFLSLPKSKFVFEILEYTKVSPEVIEKISHLHTLGYRFALDDFACDDENIEYFKPLFPYVDVIKIDLLATTDLSIEAIAKKFNALNVKLLAEKVENLEIFERCKHAGFDLFQGYFFEKPSIISGTKIEPSVINTIDVINTLYATTDMNIICEKFSIYPELTFNLLRYINSAEFSFRQEITSIKQILNLLGPSRVRSWLGLFLYSGVHKQMFQEAIFDAAKFRANMMRELVKAQNKPELCDEAFLTGSLSLIDTYLHLEMSSIIEKIRLNKLIADALLKREGYFGKLLLITEKLEKSDNLATFIETLAPKLQLSPYQLYNIYSKAYESTLHESQE; from the coding sequence ATGAAAGAAGAGGATATTTTTATCGGTCGCCAACCCATTTTCGATAAAGAAGGCAAATGTGTCTCCTACGAACTTCTTTATCGAAGCACACTGGATTCAAGTGTTGCGGTATTTTCGAATAATGCCAATGCTACCGCACGTGTCATTTTAAACCTCATTCATAATATTGGGCTCTCTTCCATCATCGGCAATAAAATCGGATACATAAACGTCGATGAACAAATTATTCTAAGCGATGTTTTTTTATCCCTTCCTAAATCAAAATTCGTATTTGAAATTTTAGAATACACAAAAGTCTCACCTGAAGTTATTGAAAAAATAAGCCATTTGCATACGTTAGGATATCGGTTTGCACTGGACGATTTTGCCTGCGACGATGAAAATATTGAATATTTCAAGCCTCTTTTCCCCTATGTCGATGTCATCAAAATAGATTTGCTCGCGACCACCGACCTTAGTATCGAAGCAATAGCGAAAAAATTCAACGCACTTAATGTTAAGTTATTGGCTGAAAAAGTAGAAAATTTAGAGATATTCGAACGGTGTAAACATGCCGGGTTTGATTTGTTCCAAGGCTATTTTTTCGAAAAGCCGAGCATCATCAGCGGTACCAAGATCGAACCCTCCGTCATTAATACGATTGATGTTATCAATACACTCTATGCAACGACCGATATGAATATCATCTGCGAAAAATTTTCTATCTATCCGGAACTCACTTTCAACCTTTTGCGTTATATAAATTCTGCCGAATTTTCTTTTAGACAGGAAATAACCAGTATAAAACAAATTCTCAATCTGTTAGGGCCCTCAAGAGTTCGTTCATGGCTGGGGCTTTTTCTGTATTCGGGGGTACATAAACAAATGTTTCAGGAAGCGATCTTTGATGCCGCAAAGTTTCGTGCCAATATGATGAGAGAGCTCGTGAAAGCACAAAACAAACCCGAGCTGTGCGATGAAGCGTTTTTAACCGGAAGCCTTTCATTGATTGATACCTATTTGCATCTTGAAATGTCCAGTATTATTGAAAAAATCCGTCTGAACAAACTAATTGCCGATGCCCTGCTAAAGCGTGAAGGATATTTCGGTAAACTGCTCCTAATCACCGAAAAGCTGGAGAAAAGCGATAATTTGGCCACATTTATTGAAACCTTAGCCCCAAAATTACAACTGAGTCCTTATCAGCTCTACAACATCTATTCAAAAGCTTACGAGTCTACCCTACACGAATCTCAAGAATAA
- a CDS encoding RNA-binding S4 domain-containing protein codes for MRIDKFLNSVNLTKRRTVAQDMIGEGVVYINGKAVKPSKNVAVGDIITLIYLDKEMKYEVLAIPTIKSTPKSQQHLYVKELS; via the coding sequence TTGCGAATCGATAAATTTCTCAATTCGGTCAATCTGACCAAACGCCGTACCGTCGCTCAGGATATGATCGGAGAGGGGGTCGTCTATATTAACGGCAAAGCGGTTAAGCCTTCTAAAAATGTGGCAGTCGGAGATATTATCACCTTGATTTATCTTGATAAAGAGATGAAGTACGAAGTTTTGGCGATTCCGACGATCAAATCGACTCCAAAATCACAGCAGCATCTTTATGTTAAGGAACTTTCATGA
- the trpD gene encoding anthranilate phosphoribosyltransferase encodes MNFTKSDFEALFEHKMSDEQMREFLLSLTLNADTPSSMIATAAEVMKRHALALDVASELKSKLIDVVGTGGDKSGSFNVSSTVSILLAACGAHVAKHGNRSITSKSGSADVLEHLGVKLDLSLDNSAKLLEETGFTFLFAQYHHPAMKFIMPIRRSIPEKTIFNILGPLTNPVGLSKILLGVFDEVFVPKMAEAARELGMTSAIVVSSREKMDEISISDITYAGRLKNNAIEYFEIDPQSFGIKKAPFEAILGGDVEKNAAIFRDVLTNRATDPQRDMVLINAAYALIADGMARDVQEALEIARDGLLSGKAAEKLKQIVSVSSKL; translated from the coding sequence ATGAATTTTACGAAGTCCGATTTCGAAGCACTATTCGAACATAAGATGTCTGATGAACAGATGCGGGAGTTTTTGCTCTCACTCACTCTGAATGCCGATACCCCCTCTTCCATGATCGCAACGGCAGCCGAAGTGATGAAACGTCACGCTCTGGCTTTGGACGTTGCTTCGGAGCTTAAATCCAAACTGATCGATGTCGTAGGGACGGGGGGAGACAAAAGCGGCAGTTTTAATGTCAGTTCCACCGTTTCCATCCTCCTGGCGGCATGCGGAGCGCACGTCGCCAAACACGGCAACCGTTCCATCACTTCCAAATCGGGGAGTGCCGACGTATTAGAACATCTGGGCGTGAAACTCGATTTGAGTCTGGATAACAGCGCAAAGCTTCTCGAAGAGACGGGATTTACCTTTTTGTTTGCCCAATATCACCATCCGGCAATGAAATTCATTATGCCGATACGCCGGTCAATTCCGGAGAAAACCATATTTAATATCCTCGGGCCGCTGACTAATCCGGTAGGCCTTTCTAAAATTCTTCTCGGGGTTTTTGATGAGGTGTTCGTTCCGAAAATGGCCGAAGCGGCACGTGAACTGGGAATGACGTCAGCGATCGTGGTCAGCTCACGCGAAAAAATGGATGAGATCAGCATCAGCGATATCACTTATGCCGGGCGATTAAAAAATAATGCTATCGAATATTTTGAGATCGATCCGCAAAGTTTTGGGATCAAAAAAGCTCCGTTCGAAGCGATTTTGGGCGGTGACGTCGAAAAGAACGCAGCAATTTTCAGAGATGTTCTCACAAACCGTGCTACCGATCCTCAACGGGATATGGTGTTGATCAATGCGGCGTATGCTCTAATCGCCGACGGGATGGCACGTGATGTTCAAGAAGCGCTTGAGATTGCCAGAGACGGACTTTTAAGCGGCAAGGCGGCAGAAAAACTCAAACAAATCGTATCGGTATCTTCAAAGTTATGA
- the lptB gene encoding LPS export ABC transporter ATP-binding protein yields MHELRIENLVKTIKNHEIVRGISMDLRTGEVVGLLGPNGAGKTTTFYMVCGLVEATGGKVYIDGEDVSGLPLHQRSRMGIGYLPQEASIFKDLTVEENLIIAAQAGKLDQEMAEKRIEELLEMFNIEPIRNRRGINLSGGERRRAEIARALVNKPRFLLLDEPFAGVDPIAVMDIQGVISQLVEYGIGVLITDHNVRETLAVCDRAYVIKSGELLASGSSDEIANNPDVRQHYLGESFKF; encoded by the coding sequence ATGCATGAATTGAGAATTGAGAATTTGGTCAAAACGATCAAAAACCACGAAATCGTCCGTGGAATCAGCATGGATCTTCGTACCGGAGAGGTTGTCGGATTGCTCGGGCCTAACGGTGCGGGTAAAACAACGACATTTTATATGGTTTGCGGTCTTGTCGAAGCAACGGGCGGGAAAGTTTACATCGACGGCGAAGATGTCTCCGGCCTGCCGCTGCATCAGCGTTCGCGGATGGGGATCGGCTATCTGCCTCAGGAGGCGTCTATTTTTAAAGATCTTACGGTCGAGGAAAACCTTATTATCGCCGCTCAAGCGGGAAAATTGGATCAGGAGATGGCCGAAAAACGGATAGAGGAACTGCTCGAGATGTTCAACATCGAGCCGATCCGCAACCGCCGCGGGATCAATCTCAGCGGAGGGGAACGCCGCCGTGCCGAGATTGCCCGTGCGCTGGTCAACAAACCCCGTTTTTTACTTTTGGATGAGCCGTTCGCCGGAGTCGATCCGATTGCGGTGATGGATATTCAAGGGGTAATTTCGCAGCTTGTCGAATACGGTATCGGGGTTTTGATAACCGATCATAACGTCCGTGAAACACTGGCGGTATGCGATCGTGCGTATGTTATCAAAAGCGGTGAATTGCTCGCAAGCGGTTCAAGCGATGAAATTGCCAACAACCCGGATGTGCGTCAGCACTATCTCGGTGAGTCGTTTAAGTTCTAA